The DNA sequence ttttgattaacatgTCAAATCCTGATCCTTATTATCTTTTTGACGAGGATGAGTGATGTTTTATGACGGTGGTGACGTTAATGATTTTATCAAGATAATGTTGGTGtttatgttagttgtaacttaaaacttaagacttgtattgagaagtattgagttTATGAcgtattttgttgttattttagaatacagttaatgcttgtatatatataatttatctaggTATAAACTATTTCAAAATGGTACACAAAAGGTACAATGATATCAGTACCGAAATattattccgaaacggtacatGAAGCAGTAccagtaccgaaatatttcgttccagtacttTAACCGGTACGGCCTCtagtacgatattcaaaactttggatATGAATGCCATGCAAGCAATTTAGAACTCCGCTTttataatatagataattttttcaaacttcattataatttttttaaattttaaataaaaaataaaaaataatgagtaatactacatacaatcgtaGAGTATACAAGCATcatgcagtcgttttaaaaaagagtggggtctactattagaaaattaagttttttcatatagatcccgtatttattcctttttttccaaaatcattATGCGGTGCTTACATACTcacaactgcaactatcatttctctatttataaaccgtcttactattatttataaaattctcatatcatcttattacCAAAGATCCCCTCATTATTTCTTCTTAATCatgaattttagttttatatgaaagtAATACACTAATTAAGAATTTTGGCGGGACGAGATCttccatttatttattgatttatttttcaaaaccctagAACCATCGGGCAATGGAAATTATGGGTCTAGCCGTCTAGGAGATTTGGGAACCAAGGTGCAATCGAAATCTCTGACCCAGAACCAGAATGCTCAACGGAAGAGAGAGCTTGATCCGATTGGTGGGCAAAAGGCGTCACTTCCTTCGCAATCGTCAATCTCTCCTCTCCGATCCCTTCGCTACCCACAATGACTCGATAGAGGATACAGAGGCTGAAAAATTGGTGGATTCCAAAGAAGCGACGGAGTTCGGGAGTGAGAGTGGTTCTTCCGAAAAATTGGTAACGTGCCCTGTTTGTGGGCACAAAGTCAGTGGGGACCACAATGACATCAACTCTCATCTGGGTATGCCATGCATTTCTCTTTTGAGCCTTTTAATTTCCCTGCTTGCACAGTAAGGTTGGGAATACAAATACGGAGTATacaagggggaaaaaaaaagacttctCCATTTATAAATCGGAGAAGAAGATTTCTAAGGAGGTTGATTGATGTTATGTTCACTTTGAGGAGAACGTAAGCCCTCGCCGCTTAATATTGTTACCTATAGCAGCTCTTGAAAAGTTAATAGGTCGTTGCTTATGCAGAGTTGGATATAGGGCTTATTTTGTTTAACATTTGAGTGCATTGGATTGGCACTTTTCCAGTGTAGTCAAtactatgaataaaatttattgattacctatcaaaaaaaaaaaagtgtagtcAATATCTGTGGCATTGTTGAAGTGGGTGAATACTATATCCTCCTCCATCCAATTTTATGCTCGTCTGTTGGATGGAAAATGTGGTGGAACTTTAAATCACCACTCACTAGAAACCAACATCGAGACTATCCTTAATGCTCCACGTCGTTTGAGACACTTGGGTTAATGGGATTTATGAACTCTAATAATAGTAAGCTGCACTTGCATAGATATTTCTTATAATCACTTTTGGGTGGTGTGGAATAGCGGAAGTTTAAGGGATGAAGCAATCAAGTGGCAATATTGAGGCAACCTATTTtgctttttttgataagtttaataattttatctGATTACTTGATCTAGTTTGTCtaatattatttccttttctagACCATGCATTTTGGTATGAGGAGCTCCTTCCATGTATATTTCTAGTGCACTTTGGTGGATCCCCCGCTCGTGTTCATTTTGTTGATAATGTTTACTTCacagaaaagataaaaagaatcCGTTTCTTTGAGTTTAAATTAGCTAATGTTGATTTATCTTTAATTGTTGAATGCCCTTATTGGATGCTTAGTGGTTTTGATTAATGGCTTTCAGATGCCTGTTTGTCTCGGGGAACAAAGCGAAAGTTGACTCAGCAAACCCTTCTTCAGTCAAACTTCTGGTCACAACCTAAGATTAGCTCCTCTGAGTTGGAACCATCAGGAAAAAATGTTTCTGGTAGAGGTTCTGATAAAAGTCTTGTACATAATGCTGTTCCTGGATTGCCTGACTTTGGTGCTGCTGAAGAAAATGTAATTAGTATGTGTCAATCGTCGCGAAAGTTAGAGTCTGACATGCAAACTCACATAGATGACTCATCTGAAAACCCAGTCAATGAGTACTGGATCAACTACAGTACTGACACCACCCAACAATTATCCCCAAAGAATGAGGTGCCTAAAGGTGACATGGATGTAACCATGGATGAAATATGTGGGGTTACTCTTGAAACTTATATAGTTGGCCGTAGGTTCAGTGATGAGAAGAAGTTACTCCTTGGGgcaagcatttctcttttgcGAGACCCTAATAATGATAAGGATCCCAATGCTATCAAGGTCAGTTCTTTTTCCTGTGCTTTCGCCTTAAGTTTTAATTTCTGAACTATTAATTTGGAAGGCATTGCCTGGTCCTTTTGACTCAGGTTGTTTCTGCAGATTCTGGATGTAGTAAAAGCCTAGGTTTTATCCCACGTGAATTAGCTCAATGTTTGTCACCTTTAATTGAGAAGTGCTGCCTAAACTTTGAGGTAATATATTTGTTAAACAGGAAAGAATCTTGTTACCTGAATCTATATGCATATTTATTCGATTTATTCGAGTGTTTGTAGGTGCGTTCTATGTACATTTGTTCCCTTTTCGCATCAAACTAAAGGCCACAGGTTATGTGCCTACTCAAGAGTAGTACGATATTGTTTTAAACGTTAATTGTGTTCATATCAGATTTTGGAGAATAGTGAAACTACTTATTTTAGTTCTCATCATGGTACACTGGGATCTTTCAGGGACATGTGTGTTCTATTCCAAAGCATCCTTTTGATTGTGTTCCCATTCAGATTGCGTGTCGCAAGAGCGTATTCCATGGTGAAAAAGAATCTGAAGTTTTAGAGGATTTTAATTGCTTGTGGAAAGTTGCTAAGCTTGTAGTTGAATCTGCAAAGAATTATCCACTGAGCATGACAAAATATCAGCAGAACTTTTGTGTATTAATACGCGAGGTTTTAAGAAGTAACCCTCACCTATTCTCAGAGGATGAAAAGATTTTCATGGGTATCAAATCTCATTATTTGTGTCTTTGTTTCTTACACctttttttagtattttcccCTCGTAACAGGCTATGACTACCATAGATGTGTTTTCTGTTGACAGAATCATTTACTTCACTCTCAAATGATAGTCAGAGGATTTTCATTCGGCTTTATACACGAAAAGGTTTATTATTTTCCAGATGATTGTCCCTCTTTTATTAGTTTTGGTTGTGCATGTCTAGTTGTCTTGGCATTCTCACTGCAATTGTATTCATACATGTACCATAAAAAGAAGTTTCTTAAGAAAAAAGTTGTTTCTCTCATGTATAAGTGTTGTGCATTTCAAGATGCTTGCAAGTTTGTCCTTAACCCTTTTTATAGCAAAAAGCTAAAAAGCTTAAAGTTTGATTGACTGCTGTTCACTTTAATATGATATTACTCATGTAGGTTATCTGATTATATGTAGATTAAATAATTGATGTCAGGAAAAAAATCACAGTGAAGCTTTCATTTCGTCAAACCATATATGATAATCTATCTGATTTCATGAAAAATCAACACATTCAGAAGCAAAATTCTAAATTGCAGTGTAAATTTTAGGGCCATGGTTCCGGATGTCTAATATATCCTATGCAGAAGTATTGGATCCTCAAGAAGCAGTCAAGGGTCTCTCGGGTATTACTAGTGTTATTTCTTGTATCCTTTGGTTTCGGCAAATTTCAAAATTGAGGTCCTTATTGACTTTGCTTGTCATACTGCAGCAGCGGGCTATGTATGTTTGTTTGAAGATGCCGATGAATCggattacaatgaaattaaggAGATGTTGAATTTGCTTACTGTTTGTGAGCTACGTGATATTTCATGCAAGCTTAAGAAGGTTTGCATTTATTGATATTACCATTGGGAAATTTATTCCTATTCTGACTGACAGTCCTCTCTTTTAGTGCATTTTTAGTATGGTATTAATATGGTAGGAATGTATTGTGTGGTGCGTATATGTCTCATTATGCATTGTATTCTTGAGATATCATTTTGGATAGAATTATTATACGTCAAAAAATTCTGCATATTTccaataatcatttttcttcttaacACACTATAAGTGCTTGTATGGAGGCATGCACTGAAATTTCAAGAGGATTTGGTTGACTCTGAAGGTTTAATTTGTCTTCTGGATTTTTGTCATGTCAGGGAACCAAAAGTTactttcaatccaaacatcttcACACAAATAATTTCTATCATCAAAGCTTCTTACCTTAGTCTCCGTAAATGAAAACAACCTTCACaaaactataaaaagaaaaaaaaaaaaaactcacaagaATTTTCTTCCCTTCAGATTTTCAATTGGCCCTTCCACTTTTTCAAACCCCAATAAAAAATCTCTCAAGAAATTCTCAAATTAACATAATTGTAGTTCTGATTGTTTTTATCTGATGCATAGCTAGTCTCAAGTACTAATAAAGGATGTTAGCGTCAGCTGTAGCCAGCATATTACCATCAGCCAGATTCTATCCCTTTTGACTTTTTTTGTCAGTAAGAACTTTATTAATAagaaaagtaggcatagccaagtatacgggacatatacaagagcaacacgcCTATGCATGATTGTCTAAAGacacaaggaaatcatgaatgttcacgccattaaaatctattacaattgaccaatggaatAAGGTATTAATAAAAAACGTTCCAAGTCTTACGCTTGCTTGAATTAGTCTGAGtcttgtttttcacttttttcttttaaatttaatcccATCATACTCCATATTCTTTGGTTTAATTTTTGTTAGTTACATTTCTAAACTTCTGGGTTTTGACATATTTGGTATAGTAACCATGAAACATACCTTTGTGGTTCTGTAGTACATAAACCAGCTGCATGATTGTTTCACAAGTATATTTCATATATCAAGTAAAACAGGTGGAGCGTTATGGATGGGTCCTTCTAAATTTGGCTGTATCCATAGTTTGTGCTCCAAAATTGATGAATTGGCTTTCGATGACTACACAGTAAGAGAGCTACTGTGTGGACAGATACGGGTcaaacattttgtttttatttcatatacTATATAGATGTATGGGTGTGTCTATCTCTATATGCATGTAGATGCTTTTCTACACGAACACATTATGAATATATAGTTGTTCATGAACTCTTATCATCAGTTCTTTAATTTCTAAAACTAGAAAATGGTCAGTCTCATTAATTAGTAGTTGGAGATATCGGCTGGGGACTGCCCTAAGAGCTATGCTGTTGCTGCCATTTGCTGCCTTGAATGGCATTTTAATTGCACAGGTCCTAGCAATTCAAGGTTTTAGCTATTGTGCTTTTCAGTTTCAAATTAATTGAGCAAGACAGAGTATTCCCTTGGTGACTCAGATTTTGAAACCATTATCGTATGATAAAACTTGTGTTCTTTCTGGTTTTAAACTCAACGGGCAAGAGAGtattccatttaaaataatctatGGGTTGATTCAGGTTTCAAAGTCATTATCTTATTATAAAACAGTAAAACTACTTGTGTTCTACTGACACAGCTGAAATAAATCTTAGAAACGGACTCTTAACTGTAACTTCTCTTTGGTCTGAAATGTGCTTTAATGCATTTTCAGTTATCTGATGGGTCTAATGTTCAAGTTTTGTGCTTGTTTTGAGGTTTCAGAACTGTAATTCTGGTACAAGAAAGAAAGATCTTATTGAAGCTCTTCTCTCTTTGCATAAAAATGGGTTATGGTATGAATATTATCCATACGACATGTTGAGGTTTTCATTTTGGCATGTGTATATTAACTTGTCTTTTCTCCTTAATGTGCAGCCCAAAATTACCAAGTGTGGTTTTAGAGAAAACTGGTGTGTGTGTACAAATATCTTCACAAGCTGAATCCCTTATCTGGCGCGCTGAGGTGCTTTGATGTATTCTAGTGTGTCACTTATATGTGGCAATGGTTTCGTGAAGTTTTGATTTCATCTAAAATGGCCTTTATGATTTCACTTCTCCTGTAGAGGCTTTTCTTCCTGAATGGCGAGCAAGACCTATCAACATTTCTACTAGTTGATTTAGGAATTGTCAAGTATCCGACTTACAACTGCATAATTTCGGAACAAATCTTCTCAGGTCGAGATGACCTGCTTGCTTATGAAGAGGTGCTACCATTTTTctgtttagaaaataattttgacaTTCTACTGTCTTTACCATATGTGATGATCATGGATTACAGGCCATCGAAGTGGCACAACTAATGGATCAAGCTCTTGACGGAAACAATGCTGAAGTACTATTGAGATTAATAAAGATAGCTGACTCTCGTATATCCAGTTCTTCTATGAAAGCAATCAATTCCTCAACCTCTGAATCAGCACCTAAATTTCTTTTGTACTTTTCAGCATTATGGGTCTACTCAAAAGTGGTCTCATTAGGAGTTTCCTTTCTTGAGCGGGAGCACAGGTAGTAATGTGGTTACAAATTATTGCCTCTTTTTGTATGTTTATACTGCAACAAACAATGTTAACCTCTGCAGCTGACTTCTTTAATTAGTATGTATCTAGTTGTATTGGCTTTGAGTTATTGTTGTTAACTTGTGTTTATGAtgttgtttttagtttttcGGTTTTTAACCTATAAGATATATGGATAGTGCATACACAAATCAAGAGGAAACACTACTAAATGTCAAAGACCGCAATGTATTAAAACATAGTcaaattgattttcttcttCACTGTCAAATAATAAACATTCTGTGCCAAAGCAACTGCTTTTGAGAAGAAGTTTTTTAGAAATTAGCTATGAACTAGTCATTCTTTCCGTGATGCTCAAAATGTCATGATATATTAAGCCccttttgtattaaaaaaaaattgattttggattATTCGCCGCCCTCTCCCTCCTCTATCTCACATATTTGGAAATTATGCTCCCACTACTTGCTAAGCTTGTATGATGGGATTATTAATGGTTGCTAAACTTGCTAATGCATTTAAGGGTATTAATAGTAATGCAAAAATGTTGGTCTCTGCATTCCAGCATCTTGTTGTGTACACATCTCGTTGTCCTTGGATTGTGCCTTAATgcgttatcattttttttataagtaaaaaagaaagaatttagTCATTCTAATTAGGAGTTTGAAGGAACACTTTTCTTCTGCTCAGGTATAATGACGCAATTAATTTACTGAAACGGTTGCTAAGCTGTTTTACTTTTGATGGAAGAAGAGGATATTGGACGCTAAGGTTGTCAATTAATTTGGAGCACATTGGTTATCTTAATGAGAGCCTTGCAGTTGCTGAAGATGGCTTACAAGATCCCTGGGTGCGTGCTGGTTCAAGGATGGCACTGCAAAAGCGAATCCTTCGCTTAGGAAAACCACCAAGGCGCTGGAAAACTCCTAGTTTTTCAGCATCCATAAAGAggaagatcacggaggtgcttaGTTGATTCTTTTAAGAATGTTTTTTCCCTTGTTTGACTTTCAAGTCAAAAGTCATTGTGTCCATCTAAATGTGAAAATAGTCTGTAACCTAACGGTTGCTGCTTTTCAAATCGTGATTCATATGGGTGGAAAACATGCTAGGTTCATGTTCAAGGCAGACCTTTGAACTGTGAAATTGGCATGAAGAACAGGTTTTATGGAGAAGATGGGGAGCAATGTGGAGTTGAGCAGCTTGCCTTACAGTACTATGCTGGGGAAGGAGGTGGATGGCAAGGTGTTCATACAGAGAGTGGCATTTGGTTGACTATTTTCGGGCTGCTGATGTGGGACATCATATTTTCTGATGCACCAAATGTCTTCCGTACCAGATTTCAGGCATGTTTtcagtttattttcatttattactTTCATCAACCATGAAGGAATGGGTCTTCTACGATATGGCACTGGAGAAGATAGGAGAGATGCTTATTTCCTGTAAGTTAATGTCAAAGTGTTCCTCTGGTGGAAGTATTGTTGATAGTAGCAAACTATAGCTAATAAGGCATAGGACGGGTTTGCCGTCTATGTAATTCTATCCTCTAGAGAGAGAAGCAATTGTTTTTTAGTTCTTTATAAAAAACTCTTCTATGAAACATCTTTGGTTATTCCTGGGGAAAGTATTTGTTACAAATAAATAGGGAAACTAAATAGGTCTTAGGGGAAACCCAATTCAATCCATAAACGGCACGCTGCTCCTATAAGAGGTCTCCCAGTTTAGATGTCTGAGGGATTTTGTTTTAGCATACAACAACTGTCACAACATTCCTGTATCTGTGGAAAAAAATCCTGTCCTTTAATCACTTTTCACCTTATTTTAGAGTAAGTTGATATGTCTGTTAACCTGAATCACAATCTGCCTATGATCCTTGGTCCGTTTGCCTGCCAGTatgtttgagaaagaaataatccATTTTGCAGACTGCACCCTTAGATTTGGAGACTGATAGCTTTTATCTGATGAGAAAGAGCTGTATAGAATCTCAGCTACAAAAAATTCATGATGGCATGGCTGAGGAGATCCTCATTATGTCATGGGAATGCCATGTGGGAACAGCTTGTAGGGGAGTTAATTGGAACAGGCATTCCCTCACTGAGCTTCGGGCAGCTGTTTCATGCATTGGTGGCCCTTGTTTGGCCTCACTCTGCCGACATCTTGCTCAAGACTACCGAAGTTGGTCCAGTGGAATGCCAGATTTGTTACTCTGGCGCTTTAATCAGGAGTACAGAGGTGAAGCAAAGCTTGTTGAAGTGAAAGGCCCTAGGGATCGGCTCTCCGAACAGCAGCGAGCATGGCTACTTTTTCTAATGGACTGTGGGTTTAATACAGAGGTTTGTAAGGTGAGCCCTGTGCAAATGTCTGTATGAGAAGTCATTGATTTTCTGTAAGGGGGGAAGAATAACATGACAAGAATGAATGAGCATGGAAATTCGCAGTCGCCATCAAATAATTACAGTAAGAGATCTCCATGAAGAATTCTCTTCAATCCTTATGTATGTCTTTTGTGACACAACAATGAATTATTCTGCCTCTGTTCAGAAAACAATATTCGAGTGAAACCCTACACTATCGAAATTCAAGAACACCAGTTTCTGTGGTGGGCCAAGCAGAGGGTCCAAGTCTGGCgacaataagaaaaaagaatataataatttcagTTCAGCTGTAACTCTTAAGGTCAGAGTTCTAGAAAGAAAGCCGGCAGtggatattattaatttattgggCTGGATTTGTTTCTTGGCTTGGTGCTTAAGTGGTAGTAGAAGACCATGTCTTCGTTTGCTTGATGACATGGAACACGTATATGCCTTATTTTACCCGAGGTAAGGCCGTATCTTCTGGTTTTACTCATTTGTTTCTATAGGAGTCGGGTGTTCATTTTTCGATAACAGTGACCCCACTCCCTTTCTTTTTAGATGGTAGAAAGATAGATCATTGATTCCTGGTGGATATCTATTTGTTGACTTTATTGAATCCCAAAAGTGCAATGTCTACTGTTTCATACATATTCTGAGCtgttatataattgtttttctATTGGTTTCTGTGACCCTGAAGACATTTATGTAATACGTTTATGTTGGCTATATGATGAAGCCAAGTCACTCGTGAGTCGTGACCCACATGAATCATTGACTCGGCTGTCAATCT is a window from the Juglans regia cultivar Chandler chromosome 7, Walnut 2.0, whole genome shotgun sequence genome containing:
- the LOC108987322 gene encoding fanconi-associated nuclease 1 homolog isoform X3, giving the protein MLNGRESLIRLVGKRRHFLRNRQSLLSDPFATHNDSIEDTEAEKLVDSKEATEFGSESGSSEKLVTCPVCGHKVSGDHNDINSHLDACLSRGTKRKLTQQTLLQSNFWSQPKISSSELEPSGKNVSGRGSDKSLVHNAVPGLPDFGAAEENVISMCQSSRKLESDMQTHIDDSSENPVNEYWINYSTDTTQQLSPKNEVPKGDMDVTMDEICGVTLETYIVGRRFSDEKKLLLGASISLLRDPNNDKDPNAIKVVSADSGCSKSLGFIPRELAQCLSPLIEKCCLNFEGHVCSIPKHPFDCVPIQIACRKSVFHGEKESEVLEDFNCLWKVAKLVVESAKNYPLSMTKYQQNFCVLIREVLRSNPHLFSEDEKIFMESFTSLSNDSQRIFIRLYTRKGPWFRMSNISYAEVLDPQEAVKGLSAAGYVCLFEDADESDYNEIKEMLNLLTVCELRDISCKLKKNCNSGTRKKDLIEALLSLHKNGLCPKLPSVVLEKTGVCVQISSQAESLIWRAERLFFLNGEQDLSTFLLVDLGIVKYPTYNCIISEQIFSGRDDLLAYEEAIEVAQLMDQALDGNNAEVLLRLIKIADSRISSSSMKAINSSTSESAPKFLLYFSALWVYSKVVSLGVSFLEREHRYNDAINLLKRLLSCFTFDGRRGYWTLRLSINLEHIGYLNESLAVAEDGLQDPWVRAGSRMALQKRILRLGKPPRRWKTPSFSASIKRKITEVHVQGRPLNCEIGMKNRFYGEDGEQCGVEQLALQYYAGEGGGWQGVHTESGIWLTIFGLLMWDIIFSDAPNVFRTRFQTAPLDLETDSFYLMRKSCIESQLQKIHDGMAEEILIMSWECHVGTACRGVNWNRHSLTELQAAVSCIGGPCLASLCRHIAQDYRSWSSGMPDLLLWRFNLEYRGDA
- the LOC108987322 gene encoding fanconi-associated nuclease 1 homolog isoform X4 yields the protein MLNGRESLIRLVGKRRHFLRNRQSLLSDPFATHNDSIEDTEAEKLVDSKEATEFGSESGSSEKLVTCPVCGHKVSGDHNDINSHLDACLSRGTKRKLTQQTLLQSNFWSQPKISSSELEPSGKNVSGRGSDKSLVHNAVPGLPDFGAAEENVISMCQSSRKLESDMQTHIDDSSENPVNEYWINYSTDTTQQLSPKNEVPKGDMDVTMDEICGVTLETYIVGRRFSDEKKLLLGASISLLRDPNNDKDPNAIKVVSADSGCSKSLGFIPRELAQCLSPLIEKCCLNFEGHVCSIPKHPFDCVPIQIACRKSVFHGEKESEVLEDFNCLWKVAKLVVESAKNYPLSMTKYQQNFCVLIREVLRSNPHLFSEDEKIFMESFTSLSNDSQRIFIRLYTRKGPWFRMSNISYAEVLDPQEAVKGLSAAGYVCLFEDADESDYNEIKEMLNLLTVCELRDISCKLKKNCNSGTRKKDLIEALLSLHKNGLCPKLPSVVLEKTGVCVQISSQAESLIWRAERLFFLNGEQDLSTFLLVDLGIVKYPTYNCIISEQIFSGRDDLLAYEEAIEVAQLMDQALDGNNAEVLLRLIKIADSRISSSSMKAINSSTSESAPKFLLYFSALWVYSKVVSLGVSFLEREHRYNDAINLLKRLLSCFTFDGRRGYWTLRLSINLEHIGYLNESLAVAEDGLQDPWVRAGSRMALQKRILRLGKPPRRWKTPSFSASIKRKITEVLWRRWGAMWS
- the LOC108987322 gene encoding fanconi-associated nuclease 1 homolog isoform X2; amino-acid sequence: MLNGRESLIRLVGKRRHFLRNRQSLLSDPFATHNDSIEDTEAEKLVDSKEATEFGSESGSSEKLVTCPVCGHKVSGDHNDINSHLDACLSRGTKRKLTQQTLLQSNFWSQPKISSSELEPSGKNVSGRGSDKSLVHNAVPGLPDFGAAEENVISMCQSSRKLESDMQTHIDDSSENPVNEYWINYSTDTTQQLSPKNEVPKGDMDVTMDEICGVTLETYIVGRRFSDEKKLLLGASISLLRDPNNDKDPNAIKGHVCSIPKHPFDCVPIQIACRKSVFHGEKESEVLEDFNCLWKVAKLVVESAKNYPLSMTKYQQNFCVLIREVLRSNPHLFSEDEKIFMESFTSLSNDSQRIFIRLYTRKGPWFRMSNISYAEVLDPQEAVKGLSAAGYVCLFEDADESDYNEIKEMLNLLTVCELRDISCKLKKNCNSGTRKKDLIEALLSLHKNGLCPKLPSVVLEKTGVCVQISSQAESLIWRAERLFFLNGEQDLSTFLLVDLGIVKYPTYNCIISEQIFSGRDDLLAYEEAIEVAQLMDQALDGNNAEVLLRLIKIADSRISSSSMKAINSSTSESAPKFLLYFSALWVYSKVVSLGVSFLEREHRYNDAINLLKRLLSCFTFDGRRGYWTLRLSINLEHIGYLNESLAVAEDGLQDPWVRAGSRMALQKRILRLGKPPRRWKTPSFSASIKRKITEVHVQGRPLNCEIGMKNRFYGEDGEQCGVEQLALQYYAGEGGGWQGVHTESGIWLTIFGLLMWDIIFSDAPNVFRTRFQTAPLDLETDSFYLMRKSCIESQLQKIHDGMAEEILIMSWECHVGTACRGVNWNRHSLTELRAAVSCIGGPCLASLCRHLAQDYRSWSSGMPDLLLWRFNQEYRGEAKLVEVKGPRDRLSEQQRAWLLFLMDCGFNTEVCKVSPVQMSV
- the LOC108987322 gene encoding fanconi-associated nuclease 1 homolog isoform X1; the encoded protein is MLNGRESLIRLVGKRRHFLRNRQSLLSDPFATHNDSIEDTEAEKLVDSKEATEFGSESGSSEKLVTCPVCGHKVSGDHNDINSHLDACLSRGTKRKLTQQTLLQSNFWSQPKISSSELEPSGKNVSGRGSDKSLVHNAVPGLPDFGAAEENVISMCQSSRKLESDMQTHIDDSSENPVNEYWINYSTDTTQQLSPKNEVPKGDMDVTMDEICGVTLETYIVGRRFSDEKKLLLGASISLLRDPNNDKDPNAIKVVSADSGCSKSLGFIPRELAQCLSPLIEKCCLNFEGHVCSIPKHPFDCVPIQIACRKSVFHGEKESEVLEDFNCLWKVAKLVVESAKNYPLSMTKYQQNFCVLIREVLRSNPHLFSEDEKIFMESFTSLSNDSQRIFIRLYTRKGPWFRMSNISYAEVLDPQEAVKGLSAAGYVCLFEDADESDYNEIKEMLNLLTVCELRDISCKLKKNCNSGTRKKDLIEALLSLHKNGLCPKLPSVVLEKTGVCVQISSQAESLIWRAERLFFLNGEQDLSTFLLVDLGIVKYPTYNCIISEQIFSGRDDLLAYEEAIEVAQLMDQALDGNNAEVLLRLIKIADSRISSSSMKAINSSTSESAPKFLLYFSALWVYSKVVSLGVSFLEREHRYNDAINLLKRLLSCFTFDGRRGYWTLRLSINLEHIGYLNESLAVAEDGLQDPWVRAGSRMALQKRILRLGKPPRRWKTPSFSASIKRKITEVHVQGRPLNCEIGMKNRFYGEDGEQCGVEQLALQYYAGEGGGWQGVHTESGIWLTIFGLLMWDIIFSDAPNVFRTRFQTAPLDLETDSFYLMRKSCIESQLQKIHDGMAEEILIMSWECHVGTACRGVNWNRHSLTELRAAVSCIGGPCLASLCRHLAQDYRSWSSGMPDLLLWRFNQEYRGEAKLVEVKGPRDRLSEQQRAWLLFLMDCGFNTEVCKVSPVQMSV